One stretch of Zingiber officinale cultivar Zhangliang chromosome 6B, Zo_v1.1, whole genome shotgun sequence DNA includes these proteins:
- the LOC121990258 gene encoding short-chain dehydrogenase TIC 32 B, chloroplastic-like: MGLFRLATGIPGPSGFGSASTAELVTAGVDASHLTAIVTGGASGIGTETARVLALRGARVIIAARNMEAASEAKRLILQSSPSARVDILKLDLSSLKSVKEFADEFLSMDLPLNILINNAGVMFCPFQLSEDGIELQFATNHLGHFLLANLLLEKMKSTTRETGIEGRIVNLSSIAHTYTYPNGIRFDKLNDKNVYSDKKAYGQSKLANLLHANELSRRLMEEGANITVNSVHPGLIMTNLMRHSFQLIRFLKVFSYIFWKNIPQGAATTCLVALHPSLKGVTGKYFYDCNEELPSKLARDEALARKLWDFSKNLVKSVQQ; encoded by the exons ATGGGACTCTTCCGGCTGGCAACGGGCATTCCCGGTCCTAGCGGGTTCGGATCCGCGTCCACAGCCGAGCTGGTCACTGCCGGCGTCGACGCCTCCCACCTCACCGCCATAGTCACCG GAGGAGCCAGTGGGATCGGAACAGAGACTGCGCGAGTTCTTGCGCTCCGAGGAGCTCGTGTGATCATCGCGGCGAGAAACATGGAGGCGGCGAGCGAGGCGAAGAGGCTCATTCTGCAGTCGTCGCCGTCAGCGAGAGTTGACATCTTGAAGCTCGATCTGAGCTCACTGAAGTCAGTCAAAGAGTTTGCAGATGAATTCCTTTCCATGGACCTACCTCTTAATATACTAAT aaACAATGCCGGTGTTATGTTTTGCCCTTTTCAACTTTCAGAGGATGGAATTGAGCTCCAATTTGCTACAAATCATTTAG gTCATTTTCTATTGGCAAACCTTCTTCTTGAGAAAATGAAGAGCACAACAAGAGAAACAGGGATCGAAGGTCGAATTGTGAATCTATCCTCCATTGCTCACACATATACCTACCCAAACGGCATCCGGTTCGACAAGCTCAACGATAAGAATGT GTACTCAGACAAGAAGGCCTATGGACAGTCTAAGTTAGCCAATTTGCTGCATGCAAATGAACTCTCAAGAAGGCTAATG GAAGAAGGTGCAAATATTACTGTAAATTCAGTTCATCCAGGGTTGATCATGACAAACTTGATGAGGCATTCATTTCAACTAATTA GGTTTTTGAAAGTGTTCAGCTACATCTTTTGGAAGAATATCCCACAG GGAGCAGCTACAACGTGCCTTGTCGCACTACATCCAAGCCTTAAGGGAGTGACAGGGAAGTACTTCTACGACTGCAATGAAGAGTTGCCAAGTAAATTGGCAAGGGATGAAGCATTGGCAAGAAAGCTCTGGGACTTCAGTAAAAACCTAGTTAAGTCAGTTCagcaataa